Sequence from the Acidobacteriota bacterium genome:
GTCTCCGGGGTTGGTAAGAGGCCCCTGATTCACCCTCGAACGATTCGCTTCACCCCGTATTTCCGCCCCGTCGTTTGGAGCGGGGACTGGACTAAACCAATGCTTCCCTCTCATCCTGTTTGGTTTTGTCTGACTTGGCTCTGTATCCTATGGTATGGATTTCTGGTGCTCTACGTCGGTTGGAAGGGCTTGGGCGATATCCGTCGGCTGATTGCCAATCTGAAGAACCGGGGCCCCTAGCCCGCATTTCTCACCAGGCCGCTCGATTCATAGATGAAAGTCCATCTATTTTCAGCACCTCATGGGTCTGATTGGTACCTTTTGCGGTTACACACGGCGCTGGGCGTGCCCTGGTGAGAAATGCGGGCTAGCGTGGCAATTCGGTTGGGATGGCTGAGCGGCATCGGAATCGCCCTGTCCTGTTTGGTGGTTTCGGAGAGCTGCCGGTGGCAAGCCTCCCAAGCCGGGAACGGGTCGACACCACCCGTTCGACAGGAGCAGACTCCGTTACCGTCCGATTCTCTTGAACCGGGCAACCGACTCGACATCAATTCTGCCGGGCGCCGGGAATTGGAATCGCTGCCGGGCATCGGGCCCGTGCTGGCTCGACGAATTGTGGAGTTCCGCGCCAAGAATCCCCCCTTCCGGAGAGTCGAGGAAATCCTGATCATCCGGGGAATCGGCCGGCGCAAGTTCGAGGCCTTGCGGGATCGGATCCGAGTGGCGGATTCCACCGGGCAGATCACCCGGCCGCCCTGCTCCGGCTCTACCGAGGGATCGAGATGAAGACCGGCATTCCTCCCCGCAGTCCCCTGCCCCGGGGGTTTCACCCCTACCTGGCCCAGTGGTTCCGTCAACACTTCGCTGCCCCCTCCCCTGCCCAAAAAAAGGGTTGGCCTCCGGTGATGGCCGGACGAGATACGCTGATCGCCGCTCCAACCGGATCGGGCAAGACCCTGGCCGCGTTTCTGTGGTCCCTGAACAGGCTGGTAAAGGCGGCTTTGAGCGGCAAGCTCGAAGACCGCACCTACGTGGTCTACGTGTCGCCCCTGAAGGCGCTGGGAAACGACATCCACAAGAACCTGCAGCTCCCCATGGAGGAAATCGGATGCATCGCCCAAAAACAGGGCGAGGGTCCCTTGGGAATTCGAGTGGCGGT
This genomic interval carries:
- a CDS encoding helix-hairpin-helix domain-containing protein; protein product: MAIRLGWLSGIGIALSCLVVSESCRWQASQAGNGSTPPVRQEQTPLPSDSLEPGNRLDINSAGRRELESLPGIGPVLARRIVEFRAKNPPFRRVEEILIIRGIGRRKFEALRDRIRVADSTGQITRPPCSGSTEGSR